A stretch of Clostridium sp. BJN0001 DNA encodes these proteins:
- a CDS encoding ComEC/Rec2 family competence protein, which produces MKKIKRRKIIFILTTIMSLFLLFSGCSAKSSLPLENSSNDLEQSDDNSKYEIGDKDLKDLLKIHYIDVGQADCILIQQGDESMIIDAGNNDDENTIKDYLKKVNVSKFKYVVGTHPHEDHIGSLDYIVNNYDVNKVYFPKVTTTTKTFKNFINACKNKNLSLTVPKVSDTFMLGDAKCTIMAPNSEKYEDLNNYSIVIKVEYKNTSFLFTGDAEDVSEKEMLNKNLNLKADVLKVGHHGSHSSTTKEFLNAVSPRFAVISVGKDNDYGHPNDEIIKRLENFGTTIYRTDECGSIVCISDGKNINFDKDAQSNVDTSQSSVKNDDSDNKTVYWTKNGKSYHYDKNCSGLSKSKNILSGKLGECPKTDPCNRCVK; this is translated from the coding sequence TTGAAAAAAATAAAGAGAAGAAAAATAATATTTATATTAACTACTATAATGTCGCTGTTTTTATTATTTTCTGGATGTTCTGCAAAATCGTCACTGCCATTAGAAAACAGTAGTAATGATCTAGAACAAAGTGATGATAACAGTAAATATGAAATAGGTGATAAAGATTTAAAAGATCTTTTAAAGATTCACTACATTGATGTTGGACAAGCAGACTGTATACTAATTCAGCAAGGCGATGAATCAATGATTATAGATGCTGGAAATAATGATGATGAAAATACAATAAAAGATTATCTTAAAAAAGTTAATGTATCAAAATTTAAGTATGTCGTAGGAACTCATCCTCATGAAGATCATATAGGTTCTCTAGATTACATAGTTAATAATTACGATGTAAATAAAGTATATTTTCCTAAAGTAACTACAACTACTAAAACTTTTAAAAATTTTATAAATGCATGTAAAAATAAAAATTTAAGTCTCACTGTGCCTAAAGTGTCTGATACATTTATGCTTGGAGATGCAAAATGTACTATAATGGCGCCAAATTCTGAAAAGTATGAGGATTTAAATAATTATTCAATTGTAATAAAAGTTGAATATAAAAATACATCATTTTTATTTACAGGTGATGCTGAAGATGTTTCTGAAAAAGAAATGCTTAATAAAAATTTAAATCTTAAAGCGGATGTTTTAAAAGTTGGGCACCATGGAAGTCACTCATCTACAACTAAAGAATTCTTAAATGCTGTAAGTCCTAGATTCGCTGTTATAAGTGTTGGAAAAGATAATGATTATGGACATCCAAACGATGAAATAATCAAAAGGCTTGAAAATTTTGGAACAACAATTTATAGAACTGATGAGTGTGGAAGCATTGTATGTATTTCTGACGGTAAAAATATAAATTTTGATAAAGATGCACAGAGTAATGTAGATACATCACAAAGCAGCGTTAAAAATGATGATTCTGATAATAAAACTGTATATTGGACTAAAAATGGTAAATCATATCATTATGATAAAAATTGCAGTGGGCTTTCTAAAAGCAAAAATATATTAAGTGGAAAACTCGGTGAATGTCCTAAAACAGATCCATGTAATAGATGCGTTAAGTAG
- a CDS encoding AI-2E family transporter yields the protein MKLDIDKKLLKFCIYVVCTAITIYFSFAILQNTRNIFDFIIDNTVKVYSMVKPLIFAIIISYLMFPIMNFIENFLSTNKIYAIKSKSRCRFIGIITSYVFILSIIVSLFLGIYYMVGGQISKNTTITKMINEVITYVQTNSFSTFSVKATLESLNVPFANTIEPYIVDALTGFQNYLVGNLNNFTDYLMSIGSGIITLFISIILSIYILNDYEYFINLWEKIYFLIFRNSIVGKRIIYVFKIMDTNFGKFIKGQLLEALCVGILSGIALYIVGIDYAFVIGMIGGLCNIIPYLGPLIGTILAAIIGLLSGHPIKILYAVLAMQVVQQIDNNLLAPKIVGDSVGLHPVFTLIVILIGGNIGGLLGMLLAVPLAASFKVIFNNWYDSYSKKIKEKE from the coding sequence TTGAAACTTGATATAGATAAAAAATTATTAAAATTTTGTATATATGTAGTTTGTACTGCAATAACAATTTACTTTTCGTTTGCAATTCTCCAAAATACAAGGAATATTTTTGATTTTATTATTGATAATACTGTAAAGGTTTATAGCATGGTAAAACCTCTTATATTTGCAATTATAATAAGTTATTTAATGTTCCCTATTATGAATTTTATAGAAAATTTTCTAAGTACGAATAAAATATATGCTATTAAAAGTAAATCAAGATGCAGATTTATAGGAATAATAACATCATATGTCTTTATACTATCTATCATAGTTAGTCTGTTTTTAGGAATTTATTATATGGTTGGAGGACAAATTTCAAAAAACACAACAATTACCAAGATGATAAATGAAGTAATTACATATGTACAGACAAATTCATTTTCTACTTTTTCAGTAAAAGCAACATTAGAGAGTTTAAATGTTCCTTTTGCAAATACTATTGAACCATATATAGTAGATGCACTAACAGGATTTCAAAATTATCTTGTTGGAAATTTAAATAATTTTACTGATTATTTAATGTCTATAGGAAGTGGAATTATTACATTATTCATTTCTATAATATTAAGCATATATATTCTTAATGATTATGAATACTTTATTAACCTATGGGAAAAAATATATTTTCTTATATTTAGAAACAGTATAGTTGGTAAAAGAATAATATATGTATTCAAAATTATGGATACAAACTTTGGTAAATTTATAAAAGGGCAATTATTAGAAGCATTATGCGTAGGAATTCTTTCTGGAATTGCATTATATATTGTAGGAATTGATTACGCATTTGTAATAGGTATGATTGGTGGCTTATGCAACATAATACCATATCTTGGGCCATTAATAGGTACCATACTTGCAGCGATAATTGGTCTTTTAAGTGGTCATCCTATTAAAATACTTTATGCTGTACTTGCTATGCAAGTTGTCCAGCAGATAGATAATAATCTTTTAGCTCCTAAAATAGTTGGAGATAGTGTTGGACTTCATCCTGTATTTACGCTTATTGTAATATTAATTGGTGGTAATATTGGAGGCTTACTTGGAATGCTTC